A single window of Candidatus Poribacteria bacterium DNA harbors:
- a CDS encoding transposase: MSIVSLFCEIDDFFLEYEKMKSTPCLPEATRIDPRGRPRTLHPSEVMTVLIAFHQSGYRTFKHFYFKHVCVYWQAAFPRLVSYTRLVQLKKEVLRLLTFYLSTHTGTCRGISFVDSTRLRVCDNKRISFHKVFAEKVSERGKTSMGWFYGFKLHLIINDTGDILDVALTPGNRDDRSLRSVFMRRVTTSIWCWNCWVIATSAQRKIIWRSTSKPYYSLDNFGQVHTLFSRYV; this comes from the coding sequence ATGAGTATTGTATCACTTTTCTGTGAAATAGACGACTTTTTTCTTGAATATGAGAAAATGAAATCCACACCGTGTCTCCCGGAGGCAACACGGATAGACCCCCGGGGACGTCCCCGAACCCTGCATCCGAGCGAGGTGATGACGGTCCTGATCGCTTTCCATCAAAGTGGGTATCGGACGTTTAAGCACTTTTATTTCAAACACGTCTGCGTCTATTGGCAGGCTGCGTTTCCACGGTTGGTGAGTTATACGCGTTTGGTGCAACTGAAAAAAGAAGTCTTGAGACTGCTGACGTTTTACCTCTCGACACACACCGGAACCTGTCGCGGTATCTCTTTCGTGGATTCGACACGGTTGCGGGTGTGTGATAACAAGCGGATTTCATTCCACAAGGTCTTTGCGGAGAAGGTTTCTGAACGCGGGAAAACCTCTATGGGATGGTTTTATGGATTCAAACTTCACCTGATCATCAATGACACGGGTGACATCTTAGACGTTGCGTTGACCCCCGGGAATAGAGATGACCGCAGCCTGCGCAGCGTCTTTATGAGGAGAGTGACGACATCTATTTGGTGCTGGAACTGCTGGGTCATCGCAACGTCAGCACAACGCAAGATTATTTGGAGGTCAACATCTAAACCTTACTATAGTTTGGACAATTTCGGTCAGGTTCATACCTTGTTTTCAAGGTATGTCTGA
- a CDS encoding class I SAM-dependent methyltransferase has translation MNYPEFETAFEAQFQKHTVSYPHAVEYHRARFNQTIQYLLSSILEQADTLIQQPETNWAHTEEIVSDILYCGEITVEQLFALELPTQLTADRDFEAVKTKLYETKYYPIREHLNYIAFPPALERKTFIGKHLDCFKEKSHFCDLGFGPGVLTAFILQQNASWQAEGVDVSQHCLHHAQRLLEKKIVLDRSKLSVGDVRSLHYPDDTFDGVIAVEVLEHIPDPETGLLEAMRVLKPGGYLITALPVQLPLLMHLYDFDSPDEVLALYEKVGLKIIDFETKEFQHQSDSFIDTFALSVKL, from the coding sequence ATGAACTATCCTGAATTTGAAACTGCGTTTGAGGCACAATTTCAAAAACATACAGTTTCATATCCACACGCCGTGGAATACCATCGCGCCCGTTTTAATCAGACGATTCAGTATCTGTTATCCTCCATCTTGGAGCAGGCAGACACCCTGATTCAACAACCGGAAACGAATTGGGCGCACACTGAAGAAATTGTCAGTGACATCCTTTACTGTGGCGAGATAACTGTTGAACAACTTTTCGCGCTTGAGCTTCCTACTCAACTCACAGCAGATAGAGATTTTGAAGCAGTGAAAACGAAACTCTATGAAACAAAATATTACCCAATCAGAGAACACCTGAACTATATTGCGTTTCCACCTGCTTTGGAGCGAAAGACCTTCATTGGTAAGCATTTGGATTGTTTCAAAGAGAAATCGCATTTCTGTGATCTTGGTTTCGGTCCGGGAGTTTTGACAGCGTTCATTCTACAACAAAACGCCTCGTGGCAAGCGGAAGGTGTTGATGTTAGCCAGCACTGCCTTCACCACGCCCAAAGACTTTTAGAGAAAAAGATAGTTTTGGACAGGAGCAAATTGTCAGTCGGAGACGTTCGCAGTCTACACTATCCTGACGATACTTTCGATGGGGTTATCGCTGTTGAAGTACTCGAGCATATCCCAGATCCAGAAACTGGCTTGTTAGAAGCGATGCGTGTGCTGAAACCGGGCGGATACCTCATAACAGCACTCCCCGTGCAGCTACCGTTGTTGATGCACCTTTACGATTTTGACTCTCCAGATGAAGTCTTAGCCCTCTACGAAAAAGTTGGACTGAAGATTATTGACTTTGAGACGAAGGAGTTCCAACATCAATCGGATTCTTTCATTGATACATTCGCGTTAAGCGTAAAACTCTAA
- a CDS encoding sigma-70 family RNA polymerase sigma factor, protein MVEDDVQLIYKVLSGDDEGFTALVRKHQKGVHALAWRRVGDFHFAEEITQDAFLRAYKHLAKLKDPKQFSGWLYVITNQLCNTYLRKNKPEVRSLEDVTMAEMEKTFYEQYVSTQQEEETRSHHQELVKKLLEKLPESERTVMTLYYLGEMTAKEISKFLGVSVNTITSRLHRARKRLKQDEELLVQEMLGSVRLSENLTQNILQKVADTKLAPPSTGKPLLPWAAFGASAVLVTLLLLGVSNQYLVRFQKPYSFEAQSEPTIEIIDTPIALNIDTKPDVRSQAGRAVNTDSNTGTGVQVSESDLASLTQDGAIQLSASQWAQTTGPQGGSVADIFATAEGTIYAFSPTGIYRLTPDAPAWTLINSNFRIEGFRVAMAEHDGTLYVVSNDEVFASTDAGETWKSLGPRPEGRAVGLVIVDEAQKSSSDEHRTIYLTLEKGVFRSTDVGTQWTLVDDGLMDRTISAVTAVENTVFAGTDKGLYRLESGTWKRLLEDVSGSIYSLSVAEGRLYVGTGPDFLDLERIESEPKEVIHKIYDDNSSLSRAFHSSDLGASWTEITPIGRSRSIWARSGMSLLVAGKTIFAETTTRFRSRDGGQTWVDLGFDRDSFVLSGLAAVAGNENTFYKAGRSGVYRTTHGGESWHLFMDGMIGTGILDLVTLNNKLYAHTGDALVHSTDGGESWKTVRIGVSNGRHNSIEARQSYITISSDSWLTIANNRLYVFLPEKGNLGIFRLSADGNSLVRFQGIPTFEVDAPSIKVSANSKGVGQAHSAHGPGDDNSVKTLRRKEHEAIGAFAVSSETLYAEYKRKLFKWHPGDSEWKDTGLVDTGEPSTADTEYGFKLAVSGKTVYVGKRDGKLFQSLDGGDSWKDITSTLPLPFTDFTEILFAGSTVYVATDRGVLASQTGMHWRVITNEGVIERLAVDGPTIYGAGDNGVYRLEAHDEWNQISPNVPGKVLALVVDRDRLYVATERRGMFHISLKGENYALSH, encoded by the coding sequence ATGGTAGAAGATGATGTTCAACTCATTTACAAGGTTTTGTCGGGAGACGATGAAGGATTCACGGCGTTAGTCCGCAAGCATCAGAAAGGCGTCCACGCGCTTGCTTGGCGGCGGGTTGGCGATTTCCATTTCGCTGAGGAGATTACGCAGGATGCTTTCCTTCGGGCATACAAGCATCTCGCAAAGTTAAAGGATCCTAAACAGTTTTCTGGGTGGCTTTATGTCATAACAAATCAGTTGTGTAATACCTATCTCCGAAAGAACAAACCCGAAGTAAGGTCGCTGGAGGATGTCACCATGGCAGAGATGGAGAAAACATTTTACGAACAGTATGTGTCGACACAACAGGAAGAAGAGACTCGCTCACATCACCAAGAACTCGTCAAGAAACTTCTGGAAAAACTGCCAGAGAGTGAACGCACCGTCATGACGCTCTACTATCTCGGTGAAATGACAGCGAAGGAGATTAGCAAGTTTTTAGGTGTATCGGTGAACACGATTACGAGTCGGTTGCACCGGGCGCGAAAGCGTTTGAAACAGGACGAGGAACTCTTGGTTCAAGAGATGCTCGGAAGCGTCCGATTGTCAGAAAACTTAACACAGAACATCCTTCAGAAAGTCGCTGATACAAAATTGGCACCGCCTTCAACAGGAAAACCATTACTGCCGTGGGCGGCTTTTGGGGCATCTGCGGTCCTGGTGACGCTACTGCTGTTGGGTGTGAGCAATCAATATCTCGTTCGATTCCAGAAACCGTATAGTTTCGAGGCGCAGTCAGAACCGACGATTGAAATTATAGACACGCCTATCGCTCTCAATATTGATACGAAACCCGATGTTCGAAGTCAAGCAGGGCGCGCTGTGAACACCGATAGCAACACAGGGACGGGCGTGCAAGTCTCTGAATCGGATTTAGCATCCCTTACACAGGATGGGGCAATTCAACTTTCCGCATCCCAATGGGCACAGACAACTGGACCGCAAGGCGGTTCTGTTGCTGATATATTCGCGACGGCGGAAGGGACGATTTACGCCTTCTCACCGACAGGTATCTATAGGTTGACACCAGATGCACCGGCATGGACGCTCATAAACAGCAACTTCCGCATTGAAGGATTCCGAGTAGCTATGGCAGAGCATGACGGAACACTCTACGTCGTCTCTAATGATGAGGTATTTGCCTCAACCGATGCCGGCGAGACCTGGAAATCCCTCGGTCCCCGTCCAGAAGGACGTGCTGTTGGGTTGGTAATAGTGGATGAAGCACAAAAGAGTAGCTCCGACGAGCATCGGACGATATATCTTACCCTTGAGAAGGGTGTATTTCGCTCCACAGATGTAGGTACCCAGTGGACGCTTGTTGATGATGGACTGATGGACAGAACAATTTCCGCAGTGACTGCGGTTGAGAACACAGTGTTTGCTGGAACGGACAAGGGCCTCTATCGGCTTGAGTCAGGGACGTGGAAACGATTACTTGAAGATGTATCCGGATCCATCTATTCCTTATCCGTCGCTGAAGGTCGTCTTTATGTTGGAACGGGTCCTGATTTTCTTGACTTAGAACGAATTGAATCGGAACCAAAGGAAGTCATACATAAGATCTATGACGACAATTCAAGTTTGAGCAGGGCTTTCCATTCAAGTGACTTGGGCGCCTCATGGACTGAAATAACGCCGATAGGTCGATCACGTTCTATATGGGCACGGTCGGGTATGAGTTTGTTGGTTGCCGGTAAGACGATCTTCGCAGAAACCACCACTCGTTTTCGATCAAGAGACGGTGGACAGACATGGGTAGACCTTGGATTTGACAGAGATTCGTTTGTCCTCAGTGGCTTGGCAGCTGTGGCAGGAAATGAGAACACATTTTACAAAGCAGGGAGATCGGGTGTTTACCGAACAACCCATGGCGGTGAGTCGTGGCATCTGTTCATGGATGGCATGATCGGAACAGGAATACTGGATTTGGTCACACTCAATAACAAGCTCTACGCCCATACCGGTGATGCGCTTGTCCACTCGACGGATGGGGGTGAGTCATGGAAAACCGTTCGGATTGGCGTTAGCAATGGCAGACACAACTCTATCGAAGCGAGACAGTCCTACATCACTATTTCTTCTGATTCTTGGTTAACCATTGCTAACAATAGGCTCTATGTGTTTTTACCTGAAAAAGGCAATTTGGGCATTTTCCGTTTATCTGCTGATGGCAATAGCCTCGTCCGGTTTCAAGGGATCCCCACGTTTGAAGTGGATGCTCCATCCATTAAGGTGTCAGCAAATAGCAAGGGAGTAGGACAGGCACATTCAGCCCACGGTCCTGGAGATGATAATTCGGTAAAGACTTTGCGTCGGAAAGAACATGAAGCAATTGGTGCGTTTGCGGTCAGTAGCGAGACATTGTATGCCGAATATAAACGGAAACTTTTCAAATGGCACCCCGGTGATTCAGAATGGAAGGACACCGGATTGGTAGATACCGGCGAGCCGTCCACTGCGGATACAGAATATGGGTTCAAGTTAGCGGTTTCAGGGAAAACCGTCTACGTCGGGAAACGCGATGGCAAGTTGTTTCAATCATTAGATGGCGGGGACAGTTGGAAAGACATTACGTCAACGCTGCCGCTCCCGTTCACCGATTTCACGGAGATTCTCTTTGCCGGGTCGACGGTTTACGTCGCGACAGACAGAGGTGTCTTAGCATCACAAACCGGGATGCATTGGCGCGTGATCACCAATGAAGGTGTTATTGAAAGATTGGCTGTGGATGGTCCTACGATTTACGGTGCGGGTGATAACGGTGTCTACCGTTTGGAGGCTCACGACGAATGGAATCAGATTTCTCCGAATGTTCCCGGCAAAGTTCTCGCGCTTGTTGTTGACCGTGACAGGCTTTATGTTGCGACCGAACGGCGCGGGATGTTCCATATCTCGCTGAAGGGAGAGAATTACGCCCTATCTCATTAA
- a CDS encoding carbohydrate binding family 9 domain-containing protein, with the protein MRHFTTIFQLRRYMRNIKLSLLLWMCILFVPHGADAQTERELPRMSAHRTSEEIKVDGVFDEPVWQSVEPIRQLYQIQPDQGEPATEASEIRILYDDQKLYFGFIFYDEMDKIVANDMRRDSPGLRSNDYGFLLLDTYNDRRNAVFFRFTPVGGMEDTAVSNSGGSLNTSWDIVWECRCRINEDHWTAEIAIPFSQLRFERSEVMNWGINFGREIARKQELDAWNEAPKTYGGLAKYRTAYFGTLEGIEGITPSRHLELLPYVLPGASYGSSVEETEGVFEAGVDFKYGVTPNLTADLTVNTDFAQVEADQEQVNLTRFSLFFPEQRPFFLEGASIFDVGIPRPSFRRPPPLLLFYSRRIGLAGGRAIPILGGGKMTGKIGPYGIGILNVLTNTFEEDEMGVPEEDLFSEPRTNYSVVRVNRDILEGSTVGGIFINKQDADAYNRTAGLDFSYRPTREINIQGLWSRTFEADITGNSNAFFFGGDWRTNLFRLDASYTDIGEDFNPEVGFVQRLNPDNPINFRRIRGDASYTPWPDKFGIREIQIGPEIDLILTHENELAAGEITFDTQFEFEPGDDIGFQVKNTTENLDRDFRIQGVSIPIDDYNFTSFQISGRTSSSRMLAAEVQVELGEFYHGTRRGFLIDAIARPTARLSIEPFIEFNRITLPDEEFDANAFGGRIGYSFSTILFTKLFSQWSTDRDVLSANFLINYIYRPGSDIYLVFDQSYDTRDGGVKLLGWTVVGKMTYWWNR; encoded by the coding sequence ATGAGACATTTTACTACTATTTTTCAGTTGCGTCGATATATGCGAAACATCAAACTTTCCCTCCTGCTGTGGATGTGCATACTATTCGTTCCACACGGTGCCGATGCGCAAACAGAACGGGAGTTACCGCGCATGTCAGCACACCGGACTTCTGAGGAAATCAAAGTCGATGGAGTGTTTGACGAACCCGTTTGGCAAAGCGTAGAACCCATCCGTCAACTCTATCAAATCCAACCCGATCAAGGCGAACCGGCGACAGAAGCATCCGAAATCCGCATCCTTTACGATGACCAAAAGCTGTACTTTGGTTTCATCTTTTACGATGAGATGGACAAGATTGTCGCTAACGACATGCGTCGGGATTCACCAGGCTTGCGTTCCAACGATTACGGCTTTTTGCTGTTAGACACCTACAACGACCGACGAAACGCTGTTTTCTTCCGGTTTACCCCAGTGGGTGGGATGGAAGACACGGCGGTCTCCAACAGTGGTGGGAGTCTCAATACAAGTTGGGATATTGTTTGGGAGTGCCGTTGTAGAATCAATGAAGACCATTGGACAGCAGAGATCGCAATCCCGTTCAGCCAACTCCGCTTTGAACGCAGCGAGGTGATGAATTGGGGCATAAACTTCGGTCGCGAAATCGCGCGAAAGCAGGAACTCGATGCATGGAATGAAGCACCCAAAACGTATGGAGGATTGGCGAAGTACCGAACAGCGTATTTCGGCACCCTTGAAGGGATAGAAGGTATTACGCCATCAAGGCATCTGGAATTGCTGCCGTATGTATTACCCGGCGCGAGTTATGGATCGTCAGTAGAAGAAACTGAAGGTGTATTTGAAGCCGGTGTGGATTTCAAATACGGCGTAACCCCGAACCTGACTGCTGATTTGACCGTTAACACCGATTTTGCCCAAGTAGAGGCAGATCAGGAACAGGTGAACCTGACGCGTTTTAGCCTCTTTTTTCCCGAACAGCGTCCGTTTTTCTTAGAAGGTGCCAGTATTTTCGATGTTGGGATTCCACGCCCGAGTTTCCGTAGACCGCCCCCTTTACTGCTTTTCTATAGCCGTCGTATCGGGCTTGCGGGAGGACGTGCAATTCCGATCCTTGGCGGTGGCAAAATGACAGGAAAAATTGGACCTTACGGTATAGGGATCCTAAACGTCCTGACAAACACATTTGAAGAGGACGAGATGGGAGTACCTGAGGAGGACCTATTCAGTGAACCGCGCACAAATTACTCAGTAGTGAGAGTGAATCGAGACATTTTAGAGGGTTCAACCGTTGGCGGAATCTTTATCAATAAGCAAGATGCTGATGCGTACAATCGCACAGCAGGACTCGACTTTTCTTACCGTCCTACGCGAGAGATTAATATTCAGGGGTTGTGGTCGCGCACCTTTGAAGCAGATATTACTGGCAATAGCAACGCCTTCTTTTTTGGTGGCGATTGGCGCACAAACCTGTTTCGACTCGACGCTTCGTATACAGACATTGGCGAGGACTTCAATCCCGAAGTCGGGTTCGTTCAACGTCTGAATCCAGATAATCCGATCAATTTCCGACGCATTCGGGGTGATGCCAGTTACACGCCGTGGCCTGATAAATTTGGTATCCGTGAGATTCAGATTGGACCGGAAATCGATCTTATTCTGACCCATGAGAATGAGTTAGCAGCCGGAGAGATAACTTTTGATACGCAATTTGAGTTTGAGCCAGGCGACGACATCGGTTTCCAAGTCAAGAACACAACAGAAAACCTTGATCGGGATTTTCGGATTCAAGGGGTTAGCATTCCAATTGACGATTACAATTTTACATCATTTCAGATATCAGGTCGGACCAGCAGCAGTCGTATGCTTGCAGCAGAGGTACAAGTGGAACTCGGCGAGTTCTATCACGGTACGAGACGGGGTTTCTTAATAGATGCGATCGCGCGACCGACTGCTCGGTTGAGTATAGAACCGTTCATTGAATTCAACCGTATTACCCTACCTGACGAAGAATTCGATGCCAATGCTTTCGGCGGACGTATCGGCTATTCTTTCTCAACGATACTCTTCACGAAGTTATTCTCACAATGGAGTACGGATAGAGATGTCCTCTCCGCAAACTTTCTCATCAACTATATCTACCGCCCCGGTAGCGATATTTACCTTGTCTTCGACCAGAGTTACGACACCCGTGATGGCGGTGTCAAACTCCTCGGTTGGACGGTCGTCGGGAAGATGACCTACTGGTGGAACCGTTAA